GGGGCCGGGGGTGCCGCGACCGTCTCTGCGACCGCAGCGGGGTGAATGACGTCGCCTGCCGCGGCGATCGACGCGTCGGACGACGTCACCACGCCGGCCCGGCGCAGCGCCCGCACCACCCGCACACGCAGCCGTCGGCCCACGTCGAACTGTTTGCCCGGCAGCGTGCGCGCGACCATCCGGAGGTTCACGGTGTCCAGTCCGATGCTCTCGACACCCATCAGCTGCGGCTTGTCGAGCAGCAGCTTGGACAGCTCGCCGTCCTCGGCCGCCTTCTCTGCGACGTCGTTGAGCACGTCGTTGACCACGTTGAGGTCGGCGCTGACCGGGACGGGGATGTCGACGACGGCCCGCGCCCAGTCCTTGGACAGGTTCAGCGCCTTGACGATCTGCCCGTTGGGCACGGTGTACATCTCACCTTCGGATGACCGCAGCTTGGTGACCCGCAGCGTGACGTCCTCGACGGTGCCCTCGGCCTCGTTGGCGGCGGCGATCGTCAGCCGCACCAGGTCACCGAAGCCGTACTGCTTCTCGGTGATGATGAAGAAGCCGGCGAGCAGGTCCTGCACGATGCGCTGCGCACCGAAACCCAGCGCGGCACCGAGCACTGCGGCCGGGGCGACCAGGGAGGCGACCGGCACCTGGAGGGCATCGGTGACCTCGACGAGCACGATGATGAACAGGACCGCCACCGACACCCACGAGATCACCGAGGCGACGGCCTGCCGGTGCTTGGCACTCTCCGAGCGGACCAGCGCATCGCTTTCCTGATACTCGGCGTCGATCCGCCGCACGACGCGCTGTGCAGCCCAGTTGATGAACCGGGCCGCGAGCAGGCCGCCGATGAGCAGCAGGGCGATCCGAAGACCCGTGGTCAGGATCCAGACGCCGATCTCGCCGTGCCAGAACGAGTGCCAGCGGTCGGCGAGTTGAAGGGCGAGCACCGTATTAGTCGTCGTCATCTTTTCTGTTGCGCCATCTGATCCCCGCTTCCAGGAATCCGTCGATGTCCCCGTCCAGCACCGTGGCCGGGTTGCCGACCTCGTACTCGGTGCGCAGGTCCTTGACCATCTGATAGGGATGCAGCACGTAGGACCGCATCTGGTTGCCCCACGAGCTGCCTCCGTCTCCCTTGAGCGCATCCATCTCGGCGCGCTCCTCCAGACGCTTGCGTTCCAGGAGCCGGGCCTGCAGCACCCGCATCGCCGCGACCTTGTTCTGCAGCTGCGACTTCTCGTTCTGACAGGTCACCACGATCCCGGTGGGGATGTGGGTGAGCCGGACCGCGGAGTCGGTGGTGTTCACCGACTGCCCGCCCGGACCGCTGGAGCGGTACACGTCGACGCGCAGATCCCCTTCCGGGATCTCGATGTGGTCGGTGGTTTCCACCACGGGCAGCACCTCGACATCGGCGAACGACGTCTGACGGCGGCTCTGGTTGTCGAAGGGGCTGATGCGCACCAGCCGATGCGTGCCCTGCTCGACCGAGAGGGTGCCGTAGGCGAACGGGGCGTGCACCGCGAACGTCGCGCTCTTGATCCCGGCTTCCTCGGCGTAGGACGTGTCGAACACCTCGACCGGGTAGTCATGCTTCTCGGCCCACCGGATGTACATCCGCATCAGCATCTCGGCCCAGTCCGCGGCGTCGACGCCACCGGCGCCGGAGCGGATCGTCACGACGGCCTCGCGCTCGTCGTACTCACCCGAGAGCAGGGTGCGGACCTCGAGGGTCTCGATCTCCTCGCGAAGCTTGACGAGTTCGGCATCGGCCTCGGCGAGTTCGTCTTCCCCGCCTTCTTCGGCCGCGAGTTCGAACAGCACCGGCAGGTCATCGACACGCTGACGCAGCTCCTGCACCCGGCGCAGTTCACTCTGCGCGTGCGAGAGCTCACTGGTGACCTTCTGGGCCCGTGACTGGTCGTCCCAGAGGTTCGGATCGGAGGCCTGCTGCTCGAGCATGTCGATCCGCTGGCGCAGGCCATCGATGTCGAGCACCCGCTCCACGGTCGTCAGGGTGGTGTCGAGTGCGGCTACGGCGGCTTGGCGGTCTGGATCCACGAATGTTCAGGGTACCCGGCGGCATTTCGGCGGCAGTTCTCTCCGACTCGCGGCAGCACCGACGATCTGTGTTTAAAGTCGGTTGGTACCCGGCCCGACAGCCTCGGTACGGGTCTGTGACGACTTTTCCGGCTCGTAAGAAGGCAGGGTATGCGCCCATATCACGTAGCGATCGTCGGCTCCGGCCCCTCGGGATTCTTTGCTGCCGCATCGCTGCTGAAGTTCGCCGATTCGCCCGACTCCGATCGCGACGTGCGAGTCGACATGCTCGAGATGCTGCCGACCCCGTGGGGGCTGGTGCGTTCGGGAGTGGCGCCCGACCATCCGAAGATCAAGTCGATCAGCGCGCAGTTCGACAAGACCGCGGCCGACGCCCGGTTCCGGTTCTTCGGCAACATCAAGGTCGGCGAGCACATCACGCCGGCAGAGTTGGCGGACCGCTACGACGCGGTGGTCTACGCCATCGGGGCGCAATCGGACCGGGCGCTGCACATCCCCGGCGAAGACCTGCCTGGCAGCGTGGCAGCCGTCGATTTCGTCGGCTGGTACAACGCCCACCCCCATTTCGACGGCATGGCACCGAATCTGGCGGGTGGACGTGCGGTGGTGGTCGGCAACGGCAACGTCGCACTGGACGTGGCCCGCATCCTGGTCAGCGACCCGCAAGCCCTGGCCAACACCGACATCGCCGACCACGCGCTGGCCTCGCTGGACACCCGCGGGGTGGAAGAGGTGGTGGTGATCGGACGCCGCGGGCCACTGCAGGCGACGTTCACCACCCTGGAATTGCGCGAGCTCGGCGATCTGGAGGGGTTGGGCGACGTCGACGTCATCCTCGACCCGGCCGATTTCGACGGCATCACCGACGAGGATCTGGAGGCGGCGAGCAAGACCGTCAAACAGAACATCAAGGTGCTGCGCAAGTATGTCGCCGAGCAACCGCGAGAAGCCAAGCGGCGCATCGTGTTCCGCTTCTGCACCTCCCCCGTCGAATTGCGCGGCGAGGATCACGTCGAGTCGATCGTGCTGGGCCGCAACGAACTTGTCCGCGACGCCGACGGGCGCATGGTGGCCAAGGACACCGGCGACCGCGAGGAGCTGCCCGCCCAGCTGGTGGTCCGGGCGGTCGGCTACCGGGGCGTGCCGACACCGGGACTGCCGTTCGACGAACGCTCCGGGACGATCCCCCACACCGACGGACGTATCGACGGCAGTCGCAACGAATACGTGGTGGGCTGGATCAAGCGTGGACCGTCCGGCGTGATCGGCAGCAACAAGAAGGACTCACAGGACACCGTCGACACCCTGCTCGAAGATCTGCGGGCCGGCGGAGTCGACGAGCGCGGCGCCGAGTACGACATCGAGCTCGCCGAATGGCTGCTGCAGCACCAGCCGAAGCTCGTCACCGGCGAGCACTGGCAGCTGATCGACGCGCACGAGCGCGCCGCCGGGGAAACCGTCGGCCGCCCACGCGTGAAGTTGGCGAGCGTGGCCGAATTGCTCCGGATCGCGCACGCCTGATCAGGCCGGCGGCGGACCGTCCGGCGCGAACGCCCATTTGTCCGGGTTGCCCGGCGAGTAGACGACCGGGAACAGCGCACCCATGGCCGGCCACTCGTTCACGTCGACCGCCATGCGCTGGTAGACGACGTGCTCGTTGACCGTCGGCCCGGTGATGACGCCGGTGATGGTGACGTACTGCTCCCCCGTCGCGTCCGGGCGCGGGCTCACCCCGGTCACCAGCAACGTGCCGTGCGCCAGTTCACCGCGAATTCCCCGGCGCTGCATGATCCGTGGCGCCAGCAGCAGCACGAGCGCCCCGACCAGCAGGAGGAGTATTCCGAATTCCCACACCAGGCCATGGTAGGACTTCAGCCATGAGCACCATCGCAGATGACATGGCACTGGCCCTCCAACTGGCCGACCAGGCCGACACCCTGACCATGGATCGCTTCGGCGCCCTGGATCTGCACATCGAGACCAAACCCGACCTGACCCCGGTCACCGATGCCGACCGCGGCGCCGAGGAAGCACTGCGGGCCTCGCTGGCCGCGGCCCGCCCGGGCGACACGGTGTTCGGCGAAGAATTCGGTGGCACAACGACTTTGACCGGCCGCCAGTGGGTGATCGATCCGATCGACGGAACCAAGAACTTCGTCCGCGGCGTGCCGGTGTGGTGCACGCTGATCGCGCTGCTCGAAGACGGCGTCCCGACCGTCGGCGTGGTGAGTGCACCGGCGCTCGCGCGGCGCTGGTGGGCCGGGCTGGGCCAGGGCGCGTTCGGCTCGTTCGCCGGGGCCACCCGCACGCTGTCGGTGTCGGGGGTTACCGATCTCGCGGCGGCGAGCCTGTCGTACTCGGACCTGACGACCGGATGGGAACACCGTCGCGACCGTTTCGTCGAACTCACCGACGCGGTGTGGCGGGTGCGCGCCTACGGCGATTTCTGGTCGTACTGCATGGTCGCCGAAGGCGCGGTCGACATCGCCTGCGAGCCCGAGGTGAAGCTCTGGGACATCGCGCCGCTGGACATCCTCATCCGCGAGGCCGGCGGCACGTTCACCAGCATCGACGGGGCCGCCGGTCCGCACGGCGGCAGCGCGCTGGCCACCAACGGGCCGCTGCACGCCGCCGTGCTGGACCGGCTTGCGAGCAACTGAGCTCACGGCTGGATGACAAACCGGCCCCGTACTCCGCCCTTGGCGACCGCCCGGTGGGCCTCGGCCACCTGATCGAGCGGCAGCACCGCATGCACCCGGGCCGGTATCTGGCCCGCCGCCGCACGCTCGAGGAGTCCGGCAAGCCTGGCGCCGTCGGGGTGGGCCACCACGGCCGTGACGGCGATGCCGCGTTCAGCGGGCAGCTGAGCACTCGGCTGCACGCCGACGAACTGCCCACCGTCGCGGACGAGCGCGAGCGCCGCCTGCTGCATCGCGCCGGCATCGGCGACCGCGTCCCACCCCGGTTCGGCGTCGGCGGTGAACTCCGCCCCGAGACCGCGGACGAAGTCCTCGTCATGCTCGCGGGCCAGACCGGTCACCTTCCAGCCGCGCTCCTGGGCGAGCACGATGAGGTAACCCCCGACCGCACCGGCCGCGCCGGTGACCAGCAGGCGGGCACCACCGGCAGGTGGGTCGCCGAGCAGATCGAGGATCTGTGCCGCGGTTAATCCGTTGAGCGGCACCGTCGCTGCGGTGCTCAAGTCCAGCCCGTCGGGTACCACGGCAACGTCGGCGACAGCTACCACCAGGCGCTCGGCGTACGTGCCGTAGTCCCGGTCGAAACCGGCGACCACCCCGGCGACCCGCGTGCCCACGGCCAGATCCACATCAGGACCCGCCGACTCGACCGTGCCCGCGAACTCCCAGCCGAGCCCGGTCCAGTTCGGCTGGTTCACCAGCCCGAGATCGTGGAATACACCGGCGGCCACACCGAGGTCGACAGGGTTGACCGTCGCTGCGGCGACCTTCACCCGGACCTGGCCCGGTCCCGGTTCGACAAGTGGAACATCGACGATCTCGATCGAATCCGGGCCGCCCGGAGTACGGACGACCGCGGCGCGAAACGTGGCGACAGACATGAAAATTCACTCCTCTGGAACCTTGTGGCGAACTGCTTTCCTACTCCACGATGGAGGGGTAGCTCTCCAATGGGAAGTACGCACTTCGAAGTGCGTAACTCACCTCGGAGCGAAAGGAGCGGACGTGCCGACGACAACCGCGGCCCAGCAGCGGGCACGAGCAAAGCTGGAGTACGACGCCTTTCTGGCGAACTGCCCCAGCCGTCAACTACTCGACCGGATCAGCGACAAGTGGGTTGCGCTGATCCTGGCGGCCCTCGGTGGCGACGGTCCGCGCCCCGGGGCCTGCGACACCGGTGAACCCCGGCCGATGCGCTATTCCGAGCTCTCCCGCCGCCTCGCCGGAGTGAGCCAGAAGATGCTGACCCAGACCTTGCGCTCCCTCGAACGCGACGGGTTGCTCACCCGGACGGTAACGCCGAGCGTGCCGGTCACGGTCACCTACGAGCTCACCGAACTGGGCTTTTCCCTGCACCACCTGATGACCGGGATCAAATCGTGGGCCGAGGCGCACATGGACGAGGTACGCCTGAACCGCGAGCGGTACGACCAGGTTTCGGCAGTAGAACGCTGATCCCAGTCGATGTGAAGTTGGTAACAGATGCCGTACCTTACTCCGGAGTAAGATACGGTCAGATGCGTCGCCACGACCAACAGAGGCAGCTGACATGACCAACACCCTGCCGTCCAAGAACGGCACCCCCTCCCGTCCCTCCAGCTCCGGCAAGCAAAGCGCCGTCGGGCTGCACAAGCACAAGCGGACAGCGACCGACATCGGGTTGGCGCTGATCACGCCCATCGTCGGCCAGGAGTTCCTGGACCGTTACGGCCTGCGCGACCCGCTCAACCGCGGCCTGAAATACGGTGTGAAGCAGGTGTTTTCGACCGCGGGCGCGGCCACCCGGCAGTTCCAGCGGATCCAGAGCCTGGGCAAGGCACCGACGCGGCTGAAGGCCAGCGGAGCCGACTACTTCGACCTGACGCCCGACCAAGACCAGCAGATGATCGTCGAGACGGTCCAGGAATTCGCGGCCGAGATCCTGCGACCCGCCGCGCACGACGCCGACGAGGCCGCCACCTACCCGGCGGATCTGATCGCCAAGGCAGCTGAGCTGGGCATCACCGCCGTGAACGTGCCCGAGGACTTCGAGGGCATCGCCGAGCACCGCAGCACCGTGACCAATGCCCTGGTCGCCGAGGCACTGGCCTACGGCGACATGGGCCTGGCCCTGCCGATCCTGGCGCCCGGTGGCGTCGCCGCGGCGCTCACCCACTGGGGCAGCGCCGGCCAGCAGGCCACCTACCTCAAGGAATTCGCCGGCGAGAACGTGCCGCAAGCCTGCGTGGCCATCGCAGAGCCGCACGCACTGTTCGACCCCACCGCACTCAAGACCACCGCGGTGCGCACCCCCAGCGGCTACCGGCTGTCCGGGGTCAAGTCATTGGTCCCGGCTGCCGCTGATGCCGAATTGTTCATCGTGGCAGCACAATTGAACGGCAAGCCGGCGCTGTTCATCGTCGAGGCCTCGTCACCGGGGCTCACGGTCAAGGCCGATCCGAGCATGGGCATCCGCGCGGCCGCCCTCGGCCAGGTCGAGCTCGACAACGTGGCCGTGCCGCTTGCCAACCTGTTGGGCGAGGACGGCGCCACCGACCAGGATTACAGCGAGGCGATCGCGTTGTCCCGGCTGGGCTGGGCCGCCCTCGCCGTCGGCACCTCGCACGCGGTGCTCGACTACGTCATCCCCTACATCAAGGAACGCCAGGCATTCGGCGAGCCGATCGCCCACCGCCAGTCGGTCGCCTTCATGGCCGCCAACATCGCCATCGAGCTCGACGGCCTGCGCCTGATCACCTGGCGTGGCGCGGCCCGCGCCGAGCAGGGCCTGCCGTTCGCCCGCGAGGCGGCACTGGCACGCAAGCTCGGCACCGACAAGGGCATGCAGATCGGCCTGGACGGCGTGCAGCTGCTGGGCGGTCACGGTTACACCAAGGAACACCCGGTCGAGCGCTGGTACCGCGATCTGCGGGCCATCGGCGTCGCCGAGGGTGTTGTCGTCATCTAGCCCGGCGCCATCCTTTACCTGAGCTGAAAGACTAATCATGGCAATCAATCTAGAAATGCCCCGCAAGCTGCAGGCGGTCATCGAGAAGGGCCATCAGGGCGCCGCCGAGATGCTTCGCCCGATCTCGCGCAAGTACGACCTCGCCGAGCACGCCTACCCGGTCGAGCTGGACACCCTGGCCACCCTGTTCGAAGGCATCTCGAGCGCCAAGACCATCTCGTTCGCGGGCGCCGAGGCGTTCCGTGACGACGCCAACACCAAGGGCGAGAAGGTCACCGTCAACGGTGCCAACATGTCCGCGCTGCTCAACGCGCTGGAGATCAGCTGGGGCGATGTCGCCCTGCTGCTCTCGGTGCCGCGTCAGGGCCTGGGTAACGCCGCCATCTCCTCGGTGGCCACACCCGAGCAGCTCGAGCGCCTCGGCAAGGACGTGTGGGCCGCGATGGCCATCACCGAGCCGGGCTTCGGCTCCGACTCGGCGGCCGTCACCACCACCGCGGCGCTCGACGGCGACGAGTACGTGATCAACGGCGAGAAGATCTTCGTCACCGCGGGTTCGCGGGCCACCCACATCGTGGTGTGGGCGACGCTCGACAAGTCGTTGGGCCGGGCGGCGATCAAGTCGTTCATCGTGCCGCGCGAGCATCCCGGCGTCACCGTCGAGCGGCTCGAGCACAAGCTCGGCATCAAGGCGTCCGACACCGCGGTGATCCGCTTCGAGAACGCCCGCATCCCCAAGGACAACCTGCTGGGTGATCCAGAGATCCACGTGGAGAAGGGTTTTGCCGGGGTCATGGAGACCTTCGACAACACCCGCCCGATCGTGGCGGCCATGGCGGTCGGCATCGCCCGTGCCGCCCTGGAGGACCTGCGCGCAATCCTCACCGAGGCCGGCATCGAGATCTCCTACGACAAGCCGGCTCACGCGCAGAGCGCCCCGGCCGCGGAGTTCCTGCGGATGGAGGCCGACTGGGAGGCCGGGTACCTGTTGACCGTCCGCTCCGCCTGGCAGGCCGACAACAGCATCCCCAACTCCAAGGAAGCCTCGATGGGTAAGGCCAAGGCCGCCCGGGTAGCCAGCGACATCACCCTCAAGGCCGTCGAAATGGCCGGAACCGTCGGCTATTCCGAGCAGACCCTGCTGGAGAAGTGGGCCCGCGACTCCAAGATCCTCGACATCTTCGAGGGCACGCAGCAGATCCAGCAGCTGGTGGTCGCCCGCCGCCTGCTCGGCCTGTCCTCCGCCGAATTGAAGTGAAGTAGTTCGTTCGGCGACAAGACGCAAAACTGCCTCTTTCCACTGGGAAAGGGGCAGTTTTGCGTCTGCCGGGCCAATAGGGTGACGCCATGGACACATTCCAAGCGCTCGTCGCCCGGCAGGACGGGGACCGCATCGTCGCGGCGGTCGAGACACTGCAGGCATCCGAACTGCCGCCCGGTGAGGTCACCATCCGGGTCCTGTACAGCAGCGTCAACTTCAAGGACGCACTGGCACTGACCCCCAAAGGCGGTGTGGTGCGCGAGTATCCGATCGTCCCGGGCATCGACCTGACCGGTGAGGTGGTCAGCTCAGAGTCCGCCGACTTCGTGCCCGGCGATCTCGTGCTGGCCCACGGCTATCAGATCGGCACCGGCCATCACGGCGGCTACGCCGAATACGTGCGGCTGCCCGCCGACCAGGTCGTCGCCCTGGGCGCGCTGAGCCCGCGAGAGGGCGCGGCGATCGGCACCGCGGGCTTCACCGCGGCGATGAGCGTTCTCGCGCTTGTCGGCCGGGGTATCAGGCCGCCGCACGGGCCGATCGTGGTGACGGGGGCGACCGGCGGCGTGGGTTCGGTCAGCGTGGACCTGCTGGCCGCCGCCGGCTACCACGTCGTGGCGTCGACCGGAAAGGCCGATCAAGCCGATCACCTTCGTTCCCTGGGCGCATCGGAGGTGATCGGCCGGCTCCCTGCCGATCCCGACGCGAAGCCTCGGCCGCTGGGCAAGACACGGTGGGCGGCAGCGGTGGACTGCGTGGGCGGCGCCACCCTGGCCGAGGTGTTGAGCACCCTCGAATACGGCGGCGCGGTCGCGGCGAGCGGGCTCACCGGCGGCGCGGCGCTCAACACCACGGTGATGCCGTTCATCCTGCGTGGCGTGGCCCTGCTGGGCATCGATTCGGTGCAGCTGCCCATCGAGCCGCGACGCGAGCTGTGGGCGCAGCTGGGCGGAGCGCTCAAACCACGCCACCTCGATGAGCTCACCCACGAGGTCGACGTCAAGGATGTCGTCGCGGTGCTCGACGAGGTCCGGGCAGGGCGGTACTCCGGACGCGCGGTGGTGAAGGTGGCCGGCGGCTTCTGACGCGGGGATTACCCGCACATAGCGAAATCGCCCAGAACACAAGGTGTTCTGGGCGATTTCGTTATCGCGTGGGGTTCGGCTCAGCCGAGCACCCGCTGCAGGTCCGGAACCATGGCCTGCAGCTCCCGGGCCCAGTAGGCCCAGTTGTGCGTGCCGTTGTCCGGGAAGTTGAACACACCGTTGGTGCCACCTGCGGCGATGTAGTTGTCCTGGAAGGTGCGGTTGGTCTTGATGGTCAGGCCTTCGAGGAAGGTGGCAGGCAGGTCGCCGCCGCCGAGCTCGTTGGGCTGGCCGTTACCGCAGTAGATCCAGAGGCGGGTGTTGTTCGCGACAAGCGTCGGGATCTGCAGCATCGGATCGTTGCGCTTCCAGGCGCTGTTCGGGTCTTCCGTCGGACCCCACATGTCGTTGGCCTTGAAGCCACCGGCGTCACCCATGGAGATGTTGATCAGGAACGGCCACCAGCCCTCGGAGGGGTTGAGGAAGCCCGACATCGAACCGGCGTAGATGAACCGGTCGGGGTGGTAGGTCGCCAGGATCAGCGAGGCGGAACCGGCCATCGACAGACCGATGGCGGCGTTGCCGTTGGCTGCGACGTCGCGGTTGGCGGCCAGCCAGGCCGGCAGCTCGCTGGTCAGGAAGGTCTCCCACTTGTAGGTGACGCAACCGGCCTTACCGCACGCCGGCGAGTACCAGTCGGTGTAGAAGCTGGACTGGCCACCGACGGGCATGACCACCGACAGACCGCTGTTGAGGAACATCTCGAACGCGTTGGTGTTGATGTCCCAGCCGTTGAAGTCGTCCTGAGCGCGCAGGCCGTCGAGCAGGTACACCGCGTGCGAACCCGGCCCACCGCTCTGGAACTGAATCTTGATGTCGCGGCCCATCGACGGCGACGGGACCATCAGGTACTCCACCGGCAGGCCCGGCCGGGAGAACGCCCCAGCGGTTGCCGATCCGCCGGTAACGCCGATCAAGCCAGGCAGCATCAGCGCTGCCACAGCCGCCACCGTCATGCGGCGTGCCCAATGGCCACGAATCTTGTCAATGAAGGTCATACTGCGAATCCATCCGTCTTCCGGTCAATTACGCCAATTTGCGCGATCAGCGATCAGCATCGCCAAGCGACACCGCGGCGACCGAGGTCGCTGCACTGTCACGCCCGCTCGTCTGAGCCGGTGCCTCTGATGAGCGGACCGAAGAATTCAGTTGTTGCGCCATGAGTAAAGCACGCGCCCACGACGGGGGAAAACCCGCCGCGCGTCGCCGAACTGCAAATCTACGGATTCAAAAAAGTGAATTCGGCTTTATCTCCCGCCCGCCGACAAGCGATCTACCTGCGAAAACGCCTCGACGGGCCAGACCGCGCCC
Above is a window of Mycolicibacterium boenickei DNA encoding:
- a CDS encoding NADP-dependent oxidoreductase, with the translated sequence MSVATFRAAVVRTPGGPDSIEIVDVPLVEPGPGQVRVKVAAATVNPVDLGVAAGVFHDLGLVNQPNWTGLGWEFAGTVESAGPDVDLAVGTRVAGVVAGFDRDYGTYAERLVVAVADVAVVPDGLDLSTAATVPLNGLTAAQILDLLGDPPAGGARLLVTGAAGAVGGYLIVLAQERGWKVTGLAREHDEDFVRGLGAEFTADAEPGWDAVADAGAMQQAALALVRDGGQFVGVQPSAQLPAERGIAVTAVVAHPDGARLAGLLERAAAGQIPARVHAVLPLDQVAEAHRAVAKGGVRGRFVIQP
- a CDS encoding esterase family protein, with the protein product MTFIDKIRGHWARRMTVAAVAALMLPGLIGVTGGSATAGAFSRPGLPVEYLMVPSPSMGRDIKIQFQSGGPGSHAVYLLDGLRAQDDFNGWDINTNAFEMFLNSGLSVVMPVGGQSSFYTDWYSPACGKAGCVTYKWETFLTSELPAWLAANRDVAANGNAAIGLSMAGSASLILATYHPDRFIYAGSMSGFLNPSEGWWPFLINISMGDAGGFKANDMWGPTEDPNSAWKRNDPMLQIPTLVANNTRLWIYCGNGQPNELGGGDLPATFLEGLTIKTNRTFQDNYIAAGGTNGVFNFPDNGTHNWAYWARELQAMVPDLQRVLG
- a CDS encoding acyl-CoA dehydrogenase family protein; translation: MTNTLPSKNGTPSRPSSSGKQSAVGLHKHKRTATDIGLALITPIVGQEFLDRYGLRDPLNRGLKYGVKQVFSTAGAATRQFQRIQSLGKAPTRLKASGADYFDLTPDQDQQMIVETVQEFAAEILRPAAHDADEAATYPADLIAKAAELGITAVNVPEDFEGIAEHRSTVTNALVAEALAYGDMGLALPILAPGGVAAALTHWGSAGQQATYLKEFAGENVPQACVAIAEPHALFDPTALKTTAVRTPSGYRLSGVKSLVPAAADAELFIVAAQLNGKPALFIVEASSPGLTVKADPSMGIRAAALGQVELDNVAVPLANLLGEDGATDQDYSEAIALSRLGWAALAVGTSHAVLDYVIPYIKERQAFGEPIAHRQSVAFMAANIAIELDGLRLITWRGAARAEQGLPFAREAALARKLGTDKGMQIGLDGVQLLGGHGYTKEHPVERWYRDLRAIGVAEGVVVI
- a CDS encoding FAD-dependent oxidoreductase; its protein translation is MRPYHVAIVGSGPSGFFAAASLLKFADSPDSDRDVRVDMLEMLPTPWGLVRSGVAPDHPKIKSISAQFDKTAADARFRFFGNIKVGEHITPAELADRYDAVVYAIGAQSDRALHIPGEDLPGSVAAVDFVGWYNAHPHFDGMAPNLAGGRAVVVGNGNVALDVARILVSDPQALANTDIADHALASLDTRGVEEVVVIGRRGPLQATFTTLELRELGDLEGLGDVDVILDPADFDGITDEDLEAASKTVKQNIKVLRKYVAEQPREAKRRIVFRFCTSPVELRGEDHVESIVLGRNELVRDADGRMVAKDTGDREELPAQLVVRAVGYRGVPTPGLPFDERSGTIPHTDGRIDGSRNEYVVGWIKRGPSGVIGSNKKDSQDTVDTLLEDLRAGGVDERGAEYDIELAEWLLQHQPKLVTGEHWQLIDAHERAAGETVGRPRVKLASVAELLRIAHA
- a CDS encoding oxidoreductase; translation: MDTFQALVARQDGDRIVAAVETLQASELPPGEVTIRVLYSSVNFKDALALTPKGGVVREYPIVPGIDLTGEVVSSESADFVPGDLVLAHGYQIGTGHHGGYAEYVRLPADQVVALGALSPREGAAIGTAGFTAAMSVLALVGRGIRPPHGPIVVTGATGGVGSVSVDLLAAAGYHVVASTGKADQADHLRSLGASEVIGRLPADPDAKPRPLGKTRWAAAVDCVGGATLAEVLSTLEYGGAVAASGLTGGAALNTTVMPFILRGVALLGIDSVQLPIEPRRELWAQLGGALKPRHLDELTHEVDVKDVVAVLDEVRAGRYSGRAVVKVAGGF
- the hisN gene encoding histidinol-phosphatase — translated: MSTIADDMALALQLADQADTLTMDRFGALDLHIETKPDLTPVTDADRGAEEALRASLAAARPGDTVFGEEFGGTTTLTGRQWVIDPIDGTKNFVRGVPVWCTLIALLEDGVPTVGVVSAPALARRWWAGLGQGAFGSFAGATRTLSVSGVTDLAAASLSYSDLTTGWEHRRDRFVELTDAVWRVRAYGDFWSYCMVAEGAVDIACEPEVKLWDIAPLDILIREAGGTFTSIDGAAGPHGGSALATNGPLHAAVLDRLASN
- a CDS encoding acyl-CoA dehydrogenase family protein — translated: MAINLEMPRKLQAVIEKGHQGAAEMLRPISRKYDLAEHAYPVELDTLATLFEGISSAKTISFAGAEAFRDDANTKGEKVTVNGANMSALLNALEISWGDVALLLSVPRQGLGNAAISSVATPEQLERLGKDVWAAMAITEPGFGSDSAAVTTTAALDGDEYVINGEKIFVTAGSRATHIVVWATLDKSLGRAAIKSFIVPREHPGVTVERLEHKLGIKASDTAVIRFENARIPKDNLLGDPEIHVEKGFAGVMETFDNTRPIVAAMAVGIARAALEDLRAILTEAGIEISYDKPAHAQSAPAAEFLRMEADWEAGYLLTVRSAWQADNSIPNSKEASMGKAKAARVASDITLKAVEMAGTVGYSEQTLLEKWARDSKILDIFEGTQQIQQLVVARRLLGLSSAELK
- a CDS encoding winged helix-turn-helix transcriptional regulator, translated to MPTTTAAQQRARAKLEYDAFLANCPSRQLLDRISDKWVALILAALGGDGPRPGACDTGEPRPMRYSELSRRLAGVSQKMLTQTLRSLERDGLLTRTVTPSVPVTVTYELTELGFSLHHLMTGIKSWAEAHMDEVRLNRERYDQVSAVER
- a CDS encoding mechanosensitive ion channel family protein yields the protein MTTTNTVLALQLADRWHSFWHGEIGVWILTTGLRIALLLIGGLLAARFINWAAQRVVRRIDAEYQESDALVRSESAKHRQAVASVISWVSVAVLFIIVLVEVTDALQVPVASLVAPAAVLGAALGFGAQRIVQDLLAGFFIITEKQYGFGDLVRLTIAAANEAEGTVEDVTLRVTKLRSSEGEMYTVPNGQIVKALNLSKDWARAVVDIPVPVSADLNVVNDVLNDVAEKAAEDGELSKLLLDKPQLMGVESIGLDTVNLRMVARTLPGKQFDVGRRLRVRVVRALRRAGVVTSSDASIAAAGDVIHPAAVAETVAAPPAPAQEPKK
- the prfB gene encoding peptide chain release factor 2; this encodes MDPDRQAAVAALDTTLTTVERVLDIDGLRQRIDMLEQQASDPNLWDDQSRAQKVTSELSHAQSELRRVQELRQRVDDLPVLFELAAEEGGEDELAEADAELVKLREEIETLEVRTLLSGEYDEREAVVTIRSGAGGVDAADWAEMLMRMYIRWAEKHDYPVEVFDTSYAEEAGIKSATFAVHAPFAYGTLSVEQGTHRLVRISPFDNQSRRQTSFADVEVLPVVETTDHIEIPEGDLRVDVYRSSGPGGQSVNTTDSAVRLTHIPTGIVVTCQNEKSQLQNKVAAMRVLQARLLERKRLEERAEMDALKGDGGSSWGNQMRSYVLHPYQMVKDLRTEYEVGNPATVLDGDIDGFLEAGIRWRNRKDDDD